One segment of Leptospira kirschneri serovar Cynopteri str. 3522 CT DNA contains the following:
- the murB gene encoding UDP-N-acetylmuramate dehydrogenase yields the protein MSPVLSESQLRDFKHTLESSNIPFRSEVRLGVLSSFKIGGVCPVIVEPEISSQVSEALRIFSKFDIPWKILGGGSNLLISDHPDNFVTLRLSGKFKEFASLGDGKFQIGAATNTTPTFRQISQLGYTGVEFLSTIPGWTGGAVIQNAGCYGGELFDLIESVEFLRNGEVFVRKPSEIKYGYRFTEFLNQKDSIILGIKIFLKEGNLEEIESSLKDKRDRRNSSQPENKKSAGSVFKNPKIFREDGKEIKAWELIDQAGLRGRIKGGAQISSEHCNFIVNLGTATASDVHYLVDLVVDKVHQTSGILLNREIEFFGDIP from the coding sequence ATGTCTCCTGTTCTTTCTGAATCCCAACTTCGGGATTTTAAACATACCTTAGAATCTTCTAACATACCTTTTCGCTCGGAAGTTAGATTGGGAGTGTTGTCTTCCTTCAAAATCGGCGGTGTTTGCCCTGTGATTGTTGAACCCGAAATTTCTTCTCAAGTTTCGGAAGCTTTGCGCATTTTTTCTAAATTTGATATTCCTTGGAAAATTTTAGGAGGAGGTTCTAATCTTTTAATTTCGGATCATCCTGATAATTTTGTTACTTTACGTTTGTCCGGTAAATTTAAGGAATTTGCATCTTTAGGTGATGGAAAGTTTCAAATTGGGGCCGCGACCAATACCACTCCTACATTTCGTCAAATTTCACAATTAGGTTATACCGGAGTTGAGTTTTTAAGTACGATTCCAGGTTGGACCGGTGGAGCAGTGATCCAAAATGCAGGTTGTTACGGCGGAGAACTTTTCGATTTGATTGAATCTGTCGAATTTTTGAGAAACGGAGAAGTGTTTGTTCGTAAACCGTCTGAAATCAAATACGGTTATCGGTTTACCGAGTTCTTAAATCAAAAAGATTCTATCATTTTAGGTATTAAAATTTTTCTCAAAGAAGGAAACTTAGAAGAGATCGAATCTTCTTTAAAAGATAAAAGAGATAGAAGAAATTCTTCTCAGCCTGAAAATAAAAAAAGTGCCGGTTCTGTTTTTAAAAATCCAAAAATCTTTCGTGAAGATGGAAAAGAAATCAAAGCTTGGGAATTGATCGATCAAGCTGGTTTGAGAGGTCGGATCAAAGGTGGCGCTCAGATTTCTTCCGAACATTGTAATTTTATAGTCAATTTAGGAACTGCTACCGCTTCCGATGTACACTATCTGGTTGATCTAGTTGTAGATAAGGTTCATCAAACGTCCGGAATTCTTTTAAACCGAGAAATCGAATTTTTTGGAGACATCCCTTGA
- the recG gene encoding ATP-dependent DNA helicase RecG: MKNSVSKTENTTTQNNGLLLPVTVIKGVGRSKAAALASIGIDTLQDLLNFFPRRYLDRNLTDNVLLKTGEAVTLIVEVIDAYLAHGKKSRLVVGTKTRNNERISIVFFRGVNFFQKIFQPGTTLVATGKLEYFRGFQLIHPDYEILTSAIKTTYPISSTGSKKKNQEQEPEEELSELPEMIHAGRIIPLYPSSEVLKSEGLDSRGFRKILYSALEKLKGKIPEILPNEIVKRRGLILREDSYREIHFPTDETSLDTAKYRLKYEELFYFNLLIEHKKKEREKIKRVLWPLPESETANLVRKNLPFQLTEDQNSALQKIKELTSKEQPIAVLLQGDVGSGKTLVALLTALRYIDNQIQVCMVAPTEILARQHYQTILSFLGNMPFLGIELLVGKEPKKNRYEKLYRIKKGDTLFVIGTHSVFQEDVHFSELGLVIIDEQHKFGVDQRETLRSKGKNPDILAMTATPIPRTLCLTLYGDLDLLTIKSKPKGRMPIQTKWFQEDRREGIYKSIRKYVSSGRQCYIVYPLVEESEKVDLKSCIEAYEHLKHETFPDFEVGLVHGKMEVEEKDRVMREFSKNRIQILVSTTVIEVGIDVPNSTVMVIEHADRFGISQLHQLRGRVGRGDQESFCILMTDSKVTEDAKVRLEAMVNFSDGFALSEIDLQLRGPGELMGVRQSGLPDFKIADLRKDSNLIELTREDATLFGNPGDLEKEEIRGRFSEGRLLFSN, from the coding sequence ATGAAGAACTCGGTCTCTAAAACTGAAAATACGACGACCCAAAACAACGGACTTCTTTTGCCTGTGACGGTGATCAAAGGAGTCGGTCGTTCCAAGGCGGCTGCTCTTGCGTCTATAGGAATCGATACCTTACAAGATCTTCTCAACTTTTTTCCGAGAAGATACTTAGATAGAAACCTAACCGACAACGTACTTTTGAAAACCGGTGAAGCCGTAACTTTAATCGTAGAGGTTATAGACGCATACCTTGCACACGGTAAAAAGTCCAGACTCGTAGTTGGTACTAAGACCAGAAACAACGAAAGAATTTCGATCGTGTTTTTTCGCGGTGTTAATTTTTTTCAAAAAATATTTCAACCAGGAACCACGTTAGTTGCCACAGGAAAGCTGGAATACTTTCGAGGTTTTCAACTGATTCATCCGGACTATGAAATTTTAACGAGTGCGATCAAAACTACTTATCCTATAAGTTCGACCGGTTCCAAAAAGAAAAACCAGGAACAAGAACCGGAAGAAGAACTTTCAGAACTTCCTGAAATGATCCACGCAGGTAGAATCATTCCTTTATATCCTTCGAGTGAAGTCCTCAAGTCGGAAGGTTTAGATTCCAGAGGTTTTCGTAAAATTCTTTATTCCGCGTTGGAAAAATTAAAGGGTAAAATTCCGGAAATCCTTCCAAACGAAATTGTGAAACGAAGAGGTTTGATTTTAAGAGAAGATTCATATAGAGAGATACACTTTCCGACAGATGAAACTTCTTTGGACACCGCAAAGTATAGATTGAAATACGAAGAATTATTTTATTTTAATCTTCTAATAGAACATAAAAAGAAAGAGCGCGAAAAAATCAAGCGGGTCCTCTGGCCTTTACCGGAATCAGAAACCGCAAACTTAGTCCGTAAAAACCTTCCGTTTCAACTTACAGAAGATCAAAACTCAGCGCTTCAAAAGATTAAGGAACTTACGAGCAAAGAACAACCGATCGCCGTTCTTTTACAAGGTGACGTAGGTTCCGGAAAAACGTTAGTCGCTCTTTTGACTGCTTTACGTTATATAGACAACCAAATTCAAGTGTGTATGGTTGCTCCGACGGAAATTCTTGCAAGACAACACTACCAGACCATTCTTTCCTTTTTAGGTAACATGCCTTTTTTAGGAATCGAACTTTTAGTTGGCAAAGAACCTAAAAAAAACAGATACGAAAAACTCTATAGAATCAAAAAAGGGGACACATTATTTGTCATTGGAACACACAGTGTTTTTCAAGAAGACGTTCACTTTTCCGAGTTGGGTCTTGTGATCATAGACGAACAACATAAGTTCGGAGTAGATCAAAGAGAAACTCTCCGCTCTAAAGGAAAAAACCCGGACATTCTAGCCATGACGGCGACCCCAATTCCTAGGACTCTTTGTTTAACTCTTTACGGAGACTTGGATCTTTTGACGATCAAATCCAAACCCAAAGGTAGAATGCCAATTCAAACAAAATGGTTTCAGGAAGACCGTAGGGAAGGAATTTATAAATCCATTCGTAAATATGTTTCCTCCGGCAGACAATGTTATATCGTTTATCCATTGGTGGAAGAATCGGAAAAAGTAGATCTTAAGTCTTGCATCGAAGCTTATGAACATTTGAAACACGAAACTTTTCCTGACTTCGAAGTAGGACTCGTTCACGGTAAAATGGAAGTAGAGGAAAAAGATCGTGTTATGCGAGAATTTTCCAAAAATAGAATTCAGATTTTAGTTTCTACGACTGTAATCGAAGTCGGAATTGATGTACCAAACTCGACGGTTATGGTAATTGAACACGCGGATCGTTTTGGTATTTCCCAACTACATCAGTTGAGAGGACGTGTAGGTAGAGGAGATCAAGAAAGTTTTTGTATCTTGATGACAGATTCCAAAGTTACCGAAGACGCCAAGGTCAGACTGGAAGCGATGGTAAATTTTTCCGACGGATTTGCGTTATCCGAAATCGATCTTCAACTTAGAGGTCCGGGTGAGTTGATGGGAGTTCGTCAAAGTGGTCTTCCGGATTTTAAAATTGCGGACTTAAGAAAAGATTCCAATCTGATAGAACTGACTCGAGAAGACGCGACTTTATTTGGAAATCCGGGTGACTTGGAAAAGGAAGAAATTCGAGGTAGATTCAGCGAAGGAAGATTGTTGTTTTCAAATTAG
- a CDS encoding NAD(P)H-dependent glycerol-3-phosphate dehydrogenase, translating into MKIGVIGSGSFGTALGSLLADKGYEVTLWCRSDSQVESINCNHINNKHLPNFILPEKLTASKDLRNVIQGKDMIVSSPPSHALTEILREIKEYLPEKVPIVSASKGIENGTLRLVSEIFESELPEKYHSYLSYLSGPSFAKEIIQKVPTIVSIASKNETTARKVQEIFSFLYFRTYWTPDVIGVEVGGSLKNVIALAAGVSDGLGFGQNTRAALITRGLNEITKIGLKLGADPMTFLGPSGMGDLILTCCGEQSRNRTVGFRLGKGETLEQILSSMNEVAEGVKTTQSAYELSQKLGIEMAITNEVYKMLYEGKNPREVVKDLMKRDLKREGVSV; encoded by the coding sequence ATGAAAATTGGAGTGATCGGATCGGGAAGTTTTGGAACCGCGTTGGGAAGTCTTCTTGCAGATAAAGGTTATGAAGTTACTCTCTGGTGTAGAAGCGATTCTCAAGTTGAAAGTATCAATTGCAATCATATCAACAACAAACATCTTCCTAATTTTATTCTACCGGAAAAACTTACAGCAAGTAAGGATTTAAGAAATGTAATTCAAGGAAAAGATATGATCGTATCTTCTCCACCTTCTCATGCGTTGACTGAAATTTTAAGAGAGATCAAAGAATATTTGCCGGAAAAAGTTCCTATCGTTTCCGCGAGTAAGGGAATTGAAAACGGAACGTTACGTCTTGTTTCTGAAATTTTTGAATCGGAACTTCCCGAAAAATATCATTCTTATCTTTCGTATTTATCTGGACCTTCTTTTGCAAAAGAGATCATCCAAAAAGTACCGACGATTGTAAGTATCGCTTCTAAAAACGAAACGACCGCGCGTAAGGTTCAGGAAATATTCAGTTTTTTGTATTTTCGAACGTATTGGACTCCGGACGTAATCGGAGTAGAAGTAGGAGGTTCTTTGAAGAACGTGATCGCTTTGGCTGCGGGTGTAAGTGATGGGTTAGGTTTTGGACAAAATACAAGAGCTGCTTTGATTACAAGAGGTCTAAATGAAATTACAAAAATAGGTTTGAAGTTGGGCGCGGACCCAATGACTTTTTTAGGACCTTCCGGAATGGGAGATTTGATTTTGACTTGTTGTGGAGAACAATCTAGAAATCGTACCGTAGGATTTAGATTGGGTAAGGGAGAAACCTTAGAACAAATTCTTTCCAGTATGAACGAAGTTGCTGAAGGAGTAAAGACTACTCAAAGCGCGTATGAGTTATCACAGAAGTTGGGAATCGAAATGGCGATTACGAACGAGGTTTATAAAATGCTTTACGAAGGTAAGAATCCGAGAGAAGTTGTGAAAGACCTTATGAAGCGCGATCTTAAAAGAGAAGGCGTTTCAGTCTGA
- a CDS encoding metallophosphoesterase family protein, whose product MKIIYLTDIHDGLRGLKEILQQTTADLYLFSGDIIYKAFFSTDRIIEFCTIQEEMYRISQDQKEEINAYDYATRAIRFPEKYSPDIVEKSKEYRSLFHQAAKTMKEKYELIEIIIQKYSRAPVRVLPGNYDIDLQYSALYERDIHRKTFEQDGYKFAGYGGAPILTSGIPEKLAVKFHEYNRNGKSYSEPEDFFKEEQPDIVVIHNPPYGFLDKIPNYGNVGSQGIRRYLDEYNPSLVVSGHVHEDQGIIKKGKTVFLNPSNFGAVDSVFGFQPGGFFSEIFLENGLVETVKLNRLVDHKIRLLMEVDCKGNFPSVTFVNQDSEVSAEDFVRV is encoded by the coding sequence ATGAAGATCATCTACTTGACCGATATTCACGACGGCTTAAGAGGCTTAAAGGAAATTCTACAACAAACCACAGCAGACTTATATCTATTCTCCGGAGATATTATTTATAAGGCTTTCTTTAGTACAGATCGTATTATAGAATTCTGTACGATCCAAGAAGAAATGTATCGTATCTCTCAAGATCAAAAAGAAGAGATCAACGCTTATGACTATGCTACAAGAGCTATCCGTTTTCCCGAAAAATACAGTCCTGATATAGTAGAAAAATCTAAAGAATACAGAAGCCTATTTCATCAAGCCGCCAAAACGATGAAGGAAAAATATGAACTCATCGAAATCATTATACAAAAATATTCCAGAGCTCCGGTAAGAGTTCTTCCAGGCAACTATGATATAGATCTTCAATACAGTGCTTTGTATGAAAGGGACATTCATAGAAAAACTTTTGAACAAGACGGTTATAAATTTGCAGGTTATGGTGGCGCTCCGATTCTTACTTCCGGAATTCCGGAAAAATTGGCGGTTAAGTTTCACGAATACAACCGTAATGGTAAAAGTTATAGTGAGCCGGAAGATTTTTTTAAAGAAGAACAACCAGATATAGTAGTCATTCATAATCCTCCTTATGGATTTTTAGATAAGATTCCGAATTATGGAAACGTAGGTTCTCAAGGAATTAGAAGATACTTAGATGAATACAATCCTTCTCTTGTTGTTTCAGGACACGTTCACGAAGACCAAGGTATTATTAAAAAAGGGAAAACCGTTTTTTTAAATCCTTCCAACTTCGGCGCCGTAGATTCCGTTTTTGGTTTTCAACCGGGCGGATTTTTCTCAGAAATATTTTTAGAAAATGGGCTTGTAGAAACCGTAAAATTGAATAGACTGGTGGACCACAAAATTCGCCTCTTAATGGAAGTAGATTGTAAGGGTAACTTCCCTTCGGTTACGTTTGTAAATCAAGATTCGGAGGTGTCCGCGGAAGATTTTGTGAGAGTCTGA
- a CDS encoding TIGR04452 family lipoprotein, which translates to MKKTFIASLIFFLLLTNCFLFDTAGFSIPDAVSGKEAKDQILTSALIGAAISPDDTAILALLAPELAKVEEDRYYNKADVDDCANFAMIINLVTINIGGFTCNLEPREYVFKYFY; encoded by the coding sequence ATGAAAAAAACATTTATCGCTTCTCTGATTTTTTTTCTGTTATTAACGAATTGTTTTCTTTTTGATACGGCAGGTTTTTCCATTCCAGATGCCGTTTCAGGGAAAGAGGCAAAAGACCAGATTCTTACAAGTGCTCTGATCGGAGCAGCTATATCTCCGGACGACACTGCGATTCTTGCGTTGTTAGCTCCCGAACTTGCAAAGGTGGAAGAAGATCGTTATTATAACAAAGCCGACGTAGATGATTGTGCGAACTTTGCCATGATTATCAACTTGGTTACGATCAATATCGGGGGTTTTACCTGTAATCTGGAACCGAGAGAATACGTTTTTAAATACTTTTATTGA
- a CDS encoding M15 family metallopeptidase yields MKNLLYLVLIFLFQNSIFSQTPEAYVLGDFKQESIFTSYSNPGETKTHYLRKEVLEKLLELFQTYQRENPNEKQKPFIVSAFRSFKDQKGIWEEKYSGKRKMRESVKGKTPQEIISLILEFSSAPGTSRHHWGTDVDLNALENSYFEKGGKGEKFYNWMSKNAKRFGFCQPYTPKLSRGNKGYKEEKWHWSYAPISNKLQEDWVRLFQEGKIQFKGKFSGGEFLQNLPLEYVTSINPECKSIR; encoded by the coding sequence ATGAAAAATTTATTGTATTTAGTTTTAATTTTCTTATTCCAAAACTCGATTTTTTCTCAAACGCCCGAAGCTTATGTGTTAGGTGACTTCAAACAAGAATCAATATTCACTTCCTATTCCAATCCGGGAGAAACTAAAACTCATTATCTTAGAAAAGAAGTTTTGGAAAAACTTTTGGAATTGTTTCAAACCTATCAAAGAGAAAATCCAAACGAAAAACAAAAACCGTTTATCGTATCCGCATTCCGCTCTTTTAAAGATCAAAAGGGAATTTGGGAAGAAAAGTATTCCGGAAAAAGAAAAATGAGAGAATCCGTAAAAGGAAAAACCCCTCAAGAAATCATCTCTTTGATCTTAGAGTTTTCAAGCGCTCCGGGAACCTCAAGACATCACTGGGGAACGGATGTGGATCTAAATGCATTAGAAAATTCTTATTTTGAAAAAGGAGGTAAGGGGGAAAAATTTTACAACTGGATGTCTAAAAATGCAAAACGTTTCGGGTTCTGCCAACCTTATACACCTAAACTTTCAAGAGGAAACAAAGGTTACAAAGAAGAAAAATGGCACTGGTCTTACGCGCCGATTTCAAACAAATTGCAAGAAGACTGGGTCCGGCTGTTTCAAGAAGGAAAAATTCAATTCAAAGGAAAGTTTTCAGGAGGAGAGTTTTTACAAAACCTTCCTTTGGAATACGTGACTTCGATCAATCCGGAATGTAAATCGATTCGCTGA
- a CDS encoding phosphopantothenoylcysteine decarboxylase has product MRFSKAIITSGPTIEWIDPVRYISNASSGKMGFHIAEAVSKWISEVVYIHGQVLENYKNPKGSKSISVETTSDLCNAVLAEIQTDTILIMAAAPVDFRPSKSNESKIKKEEENETFLLELVKNPDILKTVSSKITEEKISGCCLVGFAAETDFLEEYAQNKLKSKNLDYIVGNYVGKNEKGFGEVDTTVFIYSTFGKVAQIGPFSKEVVSDKIVEFLKIETSKPFVKVNLL; this is encoded by the coding sequence ATGCGATTTTCTAAAGCGATCATTACGTCTGGACCGACCATTGAATGGATCGATCCTGTGAGGTATATTTCGAACGCTTCTTCTGGTAAGATGGGTTTTCATATCGCCGAAGCCGTTTCTAAATGGATTTCCGAAGTTGTTTATATACACGGTCAAGTATTAGAAAATTATAAAAATCCTAAGGGTTCTAAAAGTATTTCTGTGGAAACTACATCCGATCTTTGCAACGCGGTTCTTGCAGAAATTCAGACGGATACGATCCTAATTATGGCGGCGGCTCCTGTTGACTTCCGTCCATCTAAAAGTAATGAATCTAAAATTAAAAAAGAAGAAGAAAATGAAACCTTTCTACTGGAACTCGTTAAAAATCCGGACATCTTAAAAACTGTAAGTTCTAAAATTACAGAGGAAAAAATTTCTGGTTGTTGTTTAGTAGGGTTTGCCGCTGAAACGGATTTTTTAGAAGAGTACGCTCAAAATAAACTGAAAAGTAAAAATTTAGATTATATTGTAGGTAACTACGTGGGTAAAAATGAAAAAGGTTTTGGCGAAGTAGATACGACCGTGTTTATTTATTCCACTTTTGGGAAAGTCGCTCAAATTGGTCCTTTTTCTAAGGAAGTAGTTTCCGATAAGATCGTAGAGTTTTTAAAAATAGAAACTTCTAAACCTTTCGTGAAAGTGAATTTGTTGTAA
- a CDS encoding hemolysin family protein produces the protein MELIGFFIIILLIFANGFFVSAEFALVSIRPSRLEELIKENKPLAFVTKRAAQKLNDMLSVCQVGITIASLLLGWVGEGYVSRWLIFLLEMFGYSANEATIHGLAITISFTIITFLHILLGELLPKTVAIQNTEPVALFISIPLFFFYYLFYPITFFLNEMTSFLLKLIGIEANKSRMMHSPEELMIIIEEQNKQGKIDQEEFQIIQNTFQFSEHQAKDVMTHRLSIIGIPHDTSMDSLISIIAEHHFSRYPIYEGSTDKIIGIIHVQTYLTWLSNSKKGRKEKVTAIMQPPIFVPEGLSIEKVMQKLRENKQHMAIVIDEYGGVAGLLTLEDIIEEIFGQIRDETDDHETDPFPTQHSDSFTIDGEAELDDLKEILVGVQEEEIKDIRTIAGFILGRLEDMPEEGSTISLQTGTLTVEKMEGNKILLVRFTRVSLNNRAQSKK, from the coding sequence ATGGAATTAATCGGTTTTTTTATAATCATTTTACTTATATTTGCCAACGGATTTTTCGTTTCCGCCGAGTTTGCGTTGGTTTCGATTCGTCCTTCTCGTTTAGAGGAATTGATCAAAGAAAATAAACCTCTTGCATTTGTTACTAAACGCGCGGCTCAAAAACTTAACGACATGTTATCCGTATGTCAGGTAGGAATTACCATCGCCAGTCTTTTGTTAGGTTGGGTGGGAGAAGGATACGTTTCCAGATGGCTAATTTTTCTTTTGGAAATGTTTGGATATTCTGCAAATGAAGCGACTATTCACGGTTTGGCGATTACCATTTCGTTTACGATTATCACTTTTCTGCATATACTTTTAGGAGAACTACTTCCTAAAACAGTAGCGATTCAGAATACGGAACCGGTTGCTCTTTTTATTAGTATTCCTTTATTCTTCTTTTATTATCTATTTTATCCGATTACTTTTTTCTTAAACGAAATGACTTCTTTTCTTTTGAAGTTGATTGGAATTGAAGCAAATAAAAGCAGAATGATGCATTCTCCTGAAGAATTGATGATCATCATTGAAGAGCAAAATAAACAAGGTAAGATCGATCAGGAAGAATTTCAGATCATTCAAAATACGTTTCAGTTTTCGGAACATCAGGCAAAGGATGTGATGACTCATCGTTTGAGTATCATAGGAATTCCGCATGATACTTCTATGGATTCTTTAATTTCTATTATTGCGGAACACCATTTTTCCAGATACCCAATTTATGAAGGTAGTACGGATAAAATTATCGGAATCATTCATGTTCAGACTTATCTTACTTGGTTGTCTAATTCTAAAAAAGGTAGAAAAGAGAAGGTAACCGCCATTATGCAACCTCCGATTTTTGTTCCCGAAGGTCTTTCGATCGAAAAGGTGATGCAAAAACTCAGAGAAAACAAACAACACATGGCGATCGTTATAGACGAATACGGTGGAGTTGCCGGTCTTCTTACTTTAGAAGATATTATCGAGGAAATTTTCGGACAGATCCGAGATGAAACGGATGATCACGAGACGGATCCATTTCCTACTCAACATTCGGATAGTTTTACCATTGACGGCGAAGCGGAGTTAGACGATCTAAAAGAAATTCTTGTAGGAGTTCAAGAAGAAGAGATCAAAGATATTCGTACAATTGCAGGTTTTATTTTAGGTCGTTTAGAAGATATGCCAGAAGAAGGTTCTACGATTTCTCTTCAAACCGGAACTCTTACCGTTGAGAAGATGGAAGGTAATAAGATTCTTTTGGTTCGTTTTACAAGAGTTAGTTTAAACAATCGAGCTCAGTCTAAAAAATGA
- a CDS encoding phosphopantothenoylcysteine decarboxylase translates to MPNLKKEILVAVSGSIAAYKACELVRNLTKEGYPVSVIMTANATQFIGSITFEALTNKKVRVNEYEQGMAHIDAKNSASVMAVVPATANIIGKMANGIADDLVTSTYLAANCPVVVAPAMNPFMYAHPSVQRNLKRLIEDGVILADPSEGVVVCGDEGYGKLAEISLIQKLILDLYQRS, encoded by the coding sequence ATGCCTAATCTTAAAAAAGAAATACTCGTTGCCGTTTCGGGAAGTATCGCCGCATACAAGGCCTGTGAACTTGTAAGAAATCTTACTAAGGAAGGTTATCCAGTAAGTGTAATTATGACGGCGAACGCGACTCAGTTTATCGGATCCATTACGTTCGAAGCATTGACTAACAAAAAAGTACGCGTAAATGAATACGAGCAAGGTATGGCTCATATAGATGCTAAAAACTCCGCGTCAGTAATGGCCGTTGTTCCCGCTACCGCAAACATCATCGGTAAAATGGCAAACGGGATTGCGGATGATCTTGTCACCTCGACTTATCTAGCAGCGAATTGTCCTGTGGTCGTTGCACCTGCTATGAATCCTTTTATGTATGCTCATCCTTCAGTTCAAAGAAACTTAAAACGATTGATCGAAGACGGTGTGATTCTTGCGGACCCTTCCGAGGGAGTGGTTGTCTGCGGAGACGAAGGATATGGAAAGTTAGCCGAAATCTCTCTAATACAAAAGTTAATTTTGGATTTATATCAGAGATCTTAG